From the genome of Lysinibacter sp. HNR:
CTTTGATCGTACGAGGCTGCGACGATTTACAAAGTGGGCTTGGCTGGCAATTATCTTTTTCCTTCCCGTGCTTGGCGGACTGCTCTGGTTTGCCTTCGGCCGCACCTGGAGAAAAACCGCAGCGGGGGTTGCTTAAGTCGTCCCTCGGGTAGCACCGTGGATTGGAAGGACGCCTGAGTCTGGGGTATTCGGGTGCTGGGTGAGTGTCTATGGGCTGGGGCGGTTTTCCAGGGCCACAAGCAGGTCTGCGCGAACGAGCGCGTTATCGAGATCTCGTCCGAGTAGCGCACCCGCTGTGCTCACGTAACGCCGTACGGTATTGCGGTGTAAGCCCAGAATCCTGGCCGTGGCATCCCAACCTCCGTTGTTGAGCAACCACGAGTGTAGTGTGGTGAGGATGGCCTCCGTCTCGGGATGATTCGACGTGCTGACGGGCTCCAGAGTCACCGCCGAAAAGGTGGAGACGAGTCCGGGTGGCACGAGGGCGCTGAGCGATCCAAGCTCTTCGGAGAACATGAGGGATCGTCTCAGTTCGCGCGCTCGGGGAACAAGCAGCTCAGCCTCGCGCATGGCTTCGCTCAGGCGGTGCCCGGGATGTTCAGAGCTGACGCTCAGTACCCAGCCACGTTCGGCGCAGGTCTCAACAATGGACGCGCTGGGTGGCGCCGACACGATCGCTCGCAGGCGGCCACCTCGGTGATCCACAAAGGGCGTGTTGAGCAGAAGGCGCCACCACGCGAGATCGGTTGCGTGCGCAGACTCTCCCGCGAGCGAGATAGCCGTGATCGCGTACCCTAAACGCCGTCGATGCTCGCCGAGGGAGCTCGTCACAAGCCGATCTATTCGATCCAGCATGGTGGTGGAGGTGGGCGATACGGCCTCGTCAACCAACAGCGTCATCATCAATTGGTCGAGGGCGGTTGACTGTGAACGGGGAAGGACAAGCACAAGCTGAAGAAGGTCAGCGGCTAGCATTAGCCCGGTGCGATCATCGCTCGTGATGCGCGGTTCTTTCACGAGGAGAAGCTCGCTTGTTGCTGTGGCGAGAGTGGCCGAGGGGCGGATGCCGATAGCGGTCACCTCGTAGTGGGTATTATCGGCGGGAAAAGAACCGAACACCTGGTGGAGGGTTTGTCCGCCCAGACGTTCTGAATATTCTCGCACCAGGTCCGCTGCAGAAATCTGGGTGGGAGCCGTACCCGTTTGAAACAGGTCTTCGCCCTGGCGGAGAACAACCCAGGAGTGCGTCATCTGTGAAAGCGTGGTGACGAGCTGCTTGGTGGGGTTGGGGAGGAGTGCGGCCTTCGTGAGGCGTCTTGCCATGGTGCTCACGTAGTGCAGCCCGCGCAGGCGGTTGTTATGCATCTCGTGGGAGAAACGGTTAGTGACCTGCACAAAACGCACCTCGGCGTCGATACGAACGAGGGGCAGGCCACGCCGCGTGCACGCCTCAATCAGAGGCTCGGGTACTTCGGTGTAAACGGGTTCTACCCCAAACCCTAGGGCGGCAACTCCCGCGTCACAGAGCCGGAGCACGTACTCGTCGATATCTTGCTCAGACGTGGGAAGCCCCAGGCCGGTGATAAGCAGGAACTCGTGACCGTAGAGATATTGGCGCGGGTCGTTGAGCTCAATAACCGCCGTGGTCACGAGCGAGAGTGCTCGGGCGCTCTCGCGCTGCGTGACGGGACTCAGCAGGGTCATCATGAGTTCTGGCGTGTCGAGGAGAACACCGAGCGGGATCCCGGAGCGATCATCACGCTGTGAGAGCCCTCGGAGGATAGCGATGTAGCCTCCCGGCTCTGTGGGAGGAACGCCCAGGGGGCCGGTGCGATGTTCGGGGGGAGGAGTGGGAATATCCATGAAGATAATTTATCCTGAAATCATTCCATTTTGGGATCAAATTCTGTTCGCTCGCGGGAGGAAGCGAGACTAGCGTTACGTAGATAACGTATCGAGTGTTGGTTCTACCAACTCAAAACTTTTTGTTGGCCTTGCGCCAGCCAAAAATAGGGAGACAACGTGGTCCTGGATTACACTGTGATGGCCGTATACATCATCGGCATCCTCGGGGTGGGCTATTGGGGGATGCGCAGATCCGCGTCCAAAAGCGACTACCTGGTGGCCGGTCGAAGACTGGGAACCTTCATGTACTCGGGTGCGCTCTCCGCGATCGTTCTGGGCGGGGCATCTACCGTTGGCGGAATCGGCCTGGGGTACACCCACGGTCTCTCTGGAGCTTGGCTGGTAGTGGCAATTGGGCTGGGCATCCTGGTGCTGAGCGCCTTCTTCGCCAAGCGGATTGTTAAGCTCAAGGTTTACACCGTAACCGAGATGCTCGACCTGCGCTACGGGGGTTCCTCCGGTCTCATCTCGGGTCTGGTGATGTTTTTATATACCCTCATGCTCACGGTCACCTCGA
Proteins encoded in this window:
- a CDS encoding PucR family transcriptional regulator, yielding MDIPTPPPEHRTGPLGVPPTEPGGYIAILRGLSQRDDRSGIPLGVLLDTPELMMTLLSPVTQRESARALSLVTTAVIELNDPRQYLYGHEFLLITGLGLPTSEQDIDEYVLRLCDAGVAALGFGVEPVYTEVPEPLIEACTRRGLPLVRIDAEVRFVQVTNRFSHEMHNNRLRGLHYVSTMARRLTKAALLPNPTKQLVTTLSQMTHSWVVLRQGEDLFQTGTAPTQISAADLVREYSERLGGQTLHQVFGSFPADNTHYEVTAIGIRPSATLATATSELLLVKEPRITSDDRTGLMLAADLLQLVLVLPRSQSTALDQLMMTLLVDEAVSPTSTTMLDRIDRLVTSSLGEHRRRLGYAITAISLAGESAHATDLAWWRLLLNTPFVDHRGGRLRAIVSAPPSASIVETCAERGWVLSVSSEHPGHRLSEAMREAELLVPRARELRRSLMFSEELGSLSALVPPGLVSTFSAVTLEPVSTSNHPETEAILTTLHSWLLNNGGWDATARILGLHRNTVRRYVSTAGALLGRDLDNALVRADLLVALENRPSP
- a CDS encoding PLD nuclease N-terminal domain-containing protein, producing the protein MVLVSILIAVFDICCLIDCALFDRTRLRRFTKWAWLAIIFFLPVLGGLLWFAFGRTWRKTAAGVA